A region of Dictyostelium discoideum AX4 chromosome 1 chromosome, whole genome shotgun sequence DNA encodes the following proteins:
- a CDS encoding GRAM domain-containing protein, producing the protein MWIIPRPNYSASPLWTIIFENQFFQLLKTKPNDSLLGKLANLAVVASDQHPLTFRIIYKSKPQQIIAVSNKIIPKILQCDDVRDQFVITKISGMASCGVEEEEDQNDQYSLKEFKTQFDIDEKLVTCFICTLPTSINVLKPTPGKMFITEDKICFYTSNPPTRIMIPFSNVNSITKENTLGFIPSAIKIKACIGPDEKTVSEFSFHFIVRDQAFDMLEQLWQYAMDQLYEATNNDNNNNISSPTIGRSSSYSSLLPSSSSFNDLQSIDSTNSNNNNNNNINSPILKPKTKQFLNIEKKNKDFQRVFKLPMDEELIQVHACWIVRNKNSLLGELYISPNFFCIKYKERFTAKKFTTVIHVSQVESVNKSKPFLGISVLTDSFVITVISGRSITLRLFHCDEALDTMRKYCSNLQHLKQQQQQDEEYHPNLMQQQQQQQQPSSPNFREKLRLETIGTNLYAQEPTIILEDEKIEKRKFEMWDNYFKKNGMDTTMSITRRLTYLTHLGIPEFFRGHIWSFTSGACFMWEKERGYYDNLVKINEDEIDNSINLSDNNNNNNNNNNNNNLLIDSEKITQAIEDIEKDVRRTFSHHPYFRDNGAGVDSLRRILIAYSRRNPTIGYCQGMNNVAGIMLLYMKEEAAFWVLCKVVELYLCDYYSKEMIGSIVDQNIFEDLCKEYLPEVFNHLERIGLPVKILSTPWFICLFVSYIPFYVATRVIDCLFLDGTTVLFQVGLAILKINKNAIIAERESEVVIELVRNKKYDIDELIDVTFQDFNGLDERIKNLRNSHKFSEIRKNHRNKMKSNSFINQNNNSETNSPITPNTTTTTTTTTS; encoded by the exons ATGTGGATTATACCTCGACCCAATTATTCAGCATCTCCACTTTGGACGATTATCTTTGAAAACCaattttttcaacttttaaaaacCAAACCTAATGACTCCCTCTTAGGTAAACTTGCAAATCTTGCAGTAGTTGCAAGTGATCAACACCCATTAACttttagaattatttataaatcaaaaccaCAACAAATTATTGCAGTTTCAAATa aaATTATTCCAAAAATTTTACAATGTGATGACGTTAGAGATCAATTTGTTATAACCAAAATATCAGGTATGGCAAGTTGCGGtgttgaagaagaagaagatcaAAATGATCAATattcattaaaagaatttaaaactcAATTTGATATAGATGAAAAATTAGTTACat gTTTTATTTGTACATTACCAACTAgtataaatgttttaaaaccAACACCTGGTAAAATGTTTATTACAGAggataaaatttgtttttatacaTCTAATCCACCAACTAGAATTATGATACCATTTTCAAATGTAAATTCAATAACTAAAGAGAATACATTAGGATTTATACCAAGTgcaataaaaattaaagcaTGTATTGGACCTGATGAAAAGACAGTATCAgaattttcatttcatttcattGTTCGTGATCAAGCATTCGATATGTTAGAACAACTTTGGCAATATGCAATGGATCAATTATATGAAGcaacaaataatgataataataataatatatcatcaccaacaattGGTAGATCATCATCTTATTCTTCATTACtaccatcttcatcttcttttaatgatttacaaTCTATTGATTcaacaaatagtaataataataataataataatattaattcaccaattttaaaaccaaaaacaaaacaatttttaaatattgagaaaaagaataaagattttcaaagggtatttaaattaccaatggATGAAGAGTTGATACAAGTTCATGCATGTTGGATTGTGAGAAATAAGAATTCATTATTAGGTGAACTTTATATATCACCAAACTTTTTCTgtataaaatataaagagAGATTCACTGCAAAGAAATTTACAACAGTTATACATGTATCACAAGTTGAATCTGTAAATAAGTCAAAACCATTCCTTGGAATTTCAGTATTAACAGATTCGTTTGTAATTACTGTTATATCAGGTAGATCAATAACATTAAGATTATTTCATTGTGATGAAGCTTTAGATACAATGAGAAAGTATTGTTCAAATTTACAACATTTaaaacagcaacagcaacaagaTGAAGAATATCATCCAAATTTAatgcaacagcaacaacaacaacaacaaccatcatcaccaaatttTAGAGAGAAATTAAGATTAGAAACTATTGGTACAAATTTATATGCTCAAGAACCAACGATTATATTAGAGGATgagaaaattgaaaaaaggaaatttgAAATGTgggataattattttaaaaagaatggtATGGATACAACAATGTCAATAACTAGAAGATTAACTTATTTAACTCATCTTGGTATACCTGAATTCTTTAGAGGTCATATTTGGTCATTCACAAGTGGTGCTTGTTTCATGTGGGAAAAAGAAAGAGGTTATTATGATAATTtagttaaaattaatgaagatgaaattgataattctataaatttaagtgataataataataataataataataataataataataataatttattaattgattcagaAAAGATTACACAAGCAAttgaagatattgaaaaagatgTTCGTAGGACATTTTCACATCATCCATATTTTAGAGATAATGGTGCTGGTGTTGACTCTTTAAGAAGAATTTTAATTGCTTATAGTAGACGTAATCCTACGATTGGGTATTGTCAAGGTATGAATAATGTTGCAGGTATAATGTTATTGTATATGAAAGAGGAGGCTGCATTTTGGGTACTTTGTAAAGTGGTGGAACTATATCTTTGTGATTATTATAGCAAGGAGATGATTGGTTCAATAGTTGATCAAAATATTTTCGAAGATCTTTGTAAAGAGTATTTACCAGAGGTGTTTAATCATTTGGAGAGAATTGGATTACCcgttaaaattttatctaCACCTTGGTTCATCTGTTTATTTGTATCTTATATTCCATTTTATGTTGCAACTCGTGTGATAGATTGTTTGTTTTTGGATGGCACAACTGTGCTTTTTCAAGTGGGTTTGGcaattttgaaaatcaataaaaatgcAATCATTGCCGAAAGAGAATCTGAAGTTGTCATTGAATTggttagaaataaaaaatatgacattgatgaattaattgatgtCACTTTCCAAGATTTTAATGGTTTGGAcgaaagaattaaaaatttaagaaATTCTCATAAATTTTcagaaattagaaaaaatcatagaaataaaatgaaatcaaattcttttataaatcaaaataataatagtgaaacAAATTCTCCAATAACcccaaatacaacaacaacaacaaccactacaacttcataa